One Branchiostoma floridae strain S238N-H82 chromosome 1, Bfl_VNyyK, whole genome shotgun sequence genomic region harbors:
- the LOC118410010 gene encoding codanin-1-like isoform X1: MAAILKTLLDLRGDLTLEIILQWLSQDGSRGPDVAASCDLLTCCSQDEFVVFFLNYLRDKTGHLLNGRQTAVQTPVKTPSTKPLKVKESSRVSRRQASSSRTQLFSVSPNPQPAADVSNQNSSLFSQDLSICDSFTDGESSSHFSSILQNSSRNSPSPFHGRKTPREQKVTLGEFLFKTPESGNKRKSPNPASHGRKDRDRGNYSASPHIGRKSGGKGKGTPTAETKEIQIGKRRSEPPPQPAVFNLGNMEDFPPMGSPSPMKITPSRRITPTPVTKNGSRPSSRVCFTSTPLSDAPSSPAVQDHSSLFSSPPKALSRTSVLQEERELLKMERSRLLSDSGPTNLDSPKDESHPAPCVTPTKSSILTPTKAALSRQCSVSETIADRNLVTHEDVILTLAELYSQCIQANLAPNLAVELHFTIQLLTIKGTGENGPPAKENLADPEDTNYLQSVHNCVLFATSVLEKQLRILSLLDKGTLRLLADNPRIGAFSPTLQQALVTANGTCPFRTKELRTASPISSVPFQSDTDNRHNFPSDHSFHTFKKTRDKFYELLREWEDEHLKPDWSMQLAMGERIRLLLYSTADFASLIHFARLFQSQLIRMCKGDSLQDQDVEEDIALLTELRKSNPEKLKRLQERFITPWRTGGPCPPPAFPGHQEFFKNFLQAAASHVFNQLIVDNFSAEIQELDTTQFGLPDNTADSVDQEQRDSYASCLLNLRILGKFLGFIVFLPYRSPQLLPESMMASALSVRNKVCQPINIMKHLQDSLRQGRTILTLPWVVEYLSMMDPMAPKLDSYKEILSILLHIHRSIHHSPASILSTSQLLVLLMLGWLFQVPAILTNMITLHPDADELVVPNFNRNNCISLDSIQVVDQQLLYTCCPYLGELRAVLMEYDSGISSKGGSFRKITPLSFNQEPKEVSKQQIQLQLEESFFHNQPPSLKRTVDFVVERVSSNCAKHVRAVVVQPLVQARRGELRTDIGDVVESEEKKLTKEERAREKTKSTKPIITAVVEEARHQADEAGKRFCETKVMEALNSLVAEEISPQVVKTAGGIAFRLAYDKVVRWTRDKVPALIQKEVEAEYDRLLKQASKQQTFLPRTSAEAEEKPELEPSAVLEKLKDLLGRVFCPGRSQNVSESDFVDVLTKTRDLLQSSQEIFTSSLKSLSRLSVEAAAGSIIFSQGNQQSQVFSLLLEIWACELPLPPPFQNLLAPKNVLLLQQRSPNMQASWTGMVQILHMIVEKRLVSVHSVDSWWTLLLQNQSLQGYRRHIAAAACDSMLGCLSIHKPNPAEEEEDGTFAELAELILENSGDDKAMVDKVQQCIDLLVGASDHS; the protein is encoded by the exons atggcggccatcttgaaaaCTTTGCTGGATCTGAGGGGAGATTTGACTTTGGAAATCATCCTGCAATGGCTTAGTCAAGACGGCAGCAGGGGACCG GATGTTGCTGCTTCCTGTGACCTGCTGACCTGCTGCAGCCAAGACGAGTTTGTAGTTTTCTTCCTGAACTACCTGCGTGACAAGACAGGACATCTCCTGAATGGCCGACAGACTGCTGTGCAGACACCTGTCAAGACTCCCTCCACCAAGCCTTTGAAAGTCAAGGAATCCAGCCGTGTCTCCAGAAGACAAGCTTCCTCATCAAGAACTCAGTTGTTCTCAGTCAGTCCAAACCCACAGCCAGCTGCGGATGTTTCCAACCAGAACAGTTCTCTTTTTTCCCAAGATTTGTCCATCTGTGACAGCTTCACTGATGGGGAATCCTCATCCCACTTCTCCAGCATCCTTCAAAACAGTAGCAGAAACTCTCCCAGTCCTTTCCATGGTAGAAAAACTCCAAGAGAACAGAAGGTGACCCTTGGAGAATTTCTTTTTAAGACTCCAGAATCAGGCAATAAGAGAAAGAGTCCAAATCCTGCCAGCCATGGGAGAAAGGACAGGGACAGAGGAAACTACAGTGCATCTCCTCACATTGGCAGGAAGTCTGGAGGAAAGGGGAAGGGAACTCCTACAGCAGAAACAAAGGAGATTCAGATCGGGAAGAGAAGATCAGAACCTCCGCCACAGCCTGCTGTCTTTAACCTGGGAAACATGGAGGACTTCCCACCAATGGGGAGCCCCTCACCTAT gaagATAACGCCATCCAGACGCATCACCCCAACTCCTGTCACCAAAAACGGTTCTCGACCCAGCAGTAGGGTTTGCTTTACCTCCACTCCCCTGTCAGACGCTCCGTCCTCCCCTGCAGTGCAGGACCACAGCTCCCTATTCAGCAGTCCTCCCAAGGCTCTGTCCAGAACTTCTGTACTGCAGGAGGAAAGGGAACTGCTCAAAATGGAAAG GTCCAGACTGTTGAGTGACAGTGGGCCTACAAACTTGGACAGTCCCAAAGATGAGTCCCACCCTGCACCATGCGTCACCCCCACCAAGTCTTCCATACTCACCCCCACCAAGGCTGCCCTCAGTAGACAGTGCAGTGTGAGTGAGACAATAGCTGACAGGAACCTTGTCACACATGAAGATGTGATTCTTACACTGGCAGAGCTGTACTCCCAGTGTATTCAAG CTAACCTTGCCCCCAACCTGGCAGTAGAACTTCACTTCACCATCCAACTATTAACCATCAAAGGTACAGGAGAGAATGGACCACCTGCCAAGGAGAACCTAG CAGACCCTGAGGACACTAACTACCTGCAGTCTGTCCATAACTGTGTCCTGTTTGCTACCAGTGTCCTGGAGAAGCAACTCAG aaTACTGTCACTGCTAGACAAGGGTACATTGAGACTTCTGGCTGACAACCCCAGGATAGGAGCGTTCTCCCCCACCTTGCAGCAGGCTCTGGTTACTGCAAATGGCACATGTCCCTTCAGG ACAAAGGAGCTCCGCACAGCCTCCCCCATCTCCAGTGTGCCCTTCCAGTCTGACACTGACAACAGGCACAACTTCCCCAGTGACCACTCCTTCCACACTTTCAAGAAGACCAG AGACAAGTTCTATGAGCTGTTGAGGGAGTGGGAGGATGAACATCTGAAGCCTGACTGGTCCATGCAGCTGGCTATGGGAGAAAGGATCAG GCTTTTGCTGTACTCAACAGCAGATTTTGCCAGTCTGATCCACTTTGCCCGTCTGTTTCAGTCACAACTCATCAGG ATGTGTAAGGGAGACAGTCTGCAGGACCAGGATGTGGAGGAGGACATCGCTCTGCTGACTGAGCTGAGAAAGTCAAACCCAGAGAAGCTGAAAAG ACTGCAGGAGCGGTTCATCACCCCCTGGAGGACAGGAGGACCGTGCCCCCCTCCCGCCTTCCCTGGGCACCAGGAGTTCTTCAAGAACTTCCTACAGGCAGCAGCAAG TCATGTCTTCAACCAACTAATAGTTGACAACTTCTCAGCTGAGATTCAAGAG CTTGACACCACTCAATTTGGTCTGCCTGACAATACAGCAGACAGTGTTGACCAG GAGCAGAGAGACTCCTATGCCTCCTGTCTGCTAAACCTGAGAATTCTGGGAAAGTTCCTTGGGTTCATCGTCTTCCTGCCTTACCGCAGTCCACAGCTGCTGCCAGAGAGCATGATGGCCTCGGCACTCTCTGTCAGGAACAAG GTCTGCCAGCCAATCAACATCATGAAGCATCTCCAGGACAGCCTGAGACAGGGCCGTACCATCCTGACCCTCCCGTGGGTGGTGGAGTACCTCAGCATGATGGACCCCATGGCTCCGAAACTGGACTCCTACAAGGAAATCCTCTCCATTCTCTTACACATACACAG GTCCATCCACCACTCTCCTGCCAGTATCCTGTCCACCAGCCAGCTGCTGGTATTGCTGATGCTAGGGTGGCTGTTCCAG GTTCCAGCCATCCTGACCAACATGATAACCCTCCATCCTGATGCTGATGAACTGGTAGTTCCCAACTTTAACAGGAACAACTGTATCTCATTG GACTCCATTCAGGTGGTTGATCAACAGCTCCTCTACACCTGCTGTCCCTATCTAG GGGAGCTGAGAGCTGTCCTGATGGAGTATGACTCAGGGATCAGTTCCAAGGGTGGCTCCTTCAGGAAGATCACACCTCTATCATTCAACCAGGAGCCCAAGGAAGTGTCAAAACAACAGATACAG CTCCAGCTGGAGGAGAGTTTCTTCCACAACCAGCCtccgtccctgaagagaacAGTAGACTTTGTGGTGGAGCGAGTGTCGTCCAACTGTGCCAAGCATGTGCGAGCCGTGGTGGTGCAGCCCCTGGTGCAGGCCAGGAGGGGGGAGCTCAGGACAGACATAGGGGACGTCGTGGAGTCTGAGGAGAAGAAACTAACCAAGGAG GAAAGAGCAAGAGAGAAGACCAAATCCACCAAACCCATCATCACAGCTGTGGTGGAGGAGGCTAGACACCAGGCAGACGAGGCTGGGAAAAG GTTCTGTGAGACCAAAGTGATGGAAGCCTTGAACAGCCTTGTGGCAGAGGAGATCAGCCCACAG GTCGTAAAGACAGCAGGGGGTATTGCCTTCAGACTAGCCTATGACAAGGTTGTCAGGTGGACAAGAGACAAAGTGCCAG CATTGATCCAGAAAGAGGTGGAGGCAGAGTATGACAGACTGTTGAAACAGGCATCCAAACAACAGACCTTTTTACCCAGGACAAGTGCTGAAGCTGAAGAAAAACCTGAGCTGGAACCATCTGCAGTGTTGGAAAAACTGAAG GATCTGCTGGGCAGGGTGTTCTGTCCTGGACGCAGTCAAAATG TCAGTGAGAGTGACTTTGTAGATGTGCTCACCAAGACTAGAGACTTACTGCAGAGCAGTCAG GAAATCTTCACCTCCTCGCTGAAGTCCCTGTCCCGCCTGAGTGTTGAAGCTGCTGCTGGTTCTA TTATCTTCAGCCAAGGGAACCAGCAAAGCCAGGTGTTCTCCCTACTACTGGAGATCTGGGCCTGTGAGCTGCCCCTCCCGCCCCCCTTCCAGAATCTTCTGGCTCCTAAAAACGTATTGTTGTTACAGCAGAGATCACCAAACATGCAG GCCAGCTGGACAGGAATGGTTCAGATCCTCCACATGATTGTTGAGAAAAGATTAGTATCAGTACACAGCGTGGACAGCTGGTGGACATTGCTGCTACAGAACCAGTCACTGCAG GGATACAGGAGACATATTGCAGCTGCCGCCTGCGACTCCATGTTGGGCTGCCTGTCTATCCACAAACCTAATCCAGCAG aagaagaagaggatggGACCTTTGCAGAACTAGCAGAGCTGATTCTGGAGAACAGTGGTGATGACAAAGCCATGGTGGATAAAGTGCAGCAGTGCATCGATCTACTCGTAGGAGCTTCAGACCATTCCTGA
- the LOC118410010 gene encoding codanin-1-like isoform X3, which translates to MAAILKTLLDLRGDLTLEIILQWLSQDGSRGPDVAASCDLLTCCSQDEFVVFFLNYLRDKTGHLLNGRQTAVQTPVKTPSTKPLKVKESSRVSRRQASSSRTQLFSVSPNPQPAADVSNQNSSLFSQDLSICDSFTDGESSSHFSSILQNSSRNSPSPFHGRKTPREQKVTLGEFLFKTPESGNKRKSPNPASHGRKDRDRGNYSASPHIGRKSGGKGKGTPTAETKEIQIGKRRSEPPPQPAVFNLGNMEDFPPMGSPSPMKITPSRRITPTPVTKNGSRPSSRVCFTSTPLSDAPSSPAVQDHSSLFSSPPKALSRTSVLQEERELLKMERSRLLSDSGPTNLDSPKDESHPAPCVTPTKSSILTPTKAALSRQCSVSETIADRNLVTHEDVILTLAELYSQCIQANLAPNLAVELHFTIQLLTIKGTGENGPPAKENLADPEDTNYLQSVHNCVLFATSVLEKQLRILSLLDKGTLRLLADNPRIGAFSPTLQQALVTANGTCPFRTKELRTASPISSVPFQSDTDNRHNFPSDHSFHTFKKTRDKFYELLREWEDEHLKPDWSMQLAMGERIRLLLYSTADFASLIHFARLFQSQLIRMCKGDSLQDQDVEEDIALLTELRKSNPEKLKRLQERFITPWRTGGPCPPPAFPGHQEFFKNFLQAAASHVFNQLIVDNFSAEIQELDTTQFGLPDNTADSVDQEQRDSYASCLLNLRILGKFLGFIVFLPYRSPQLLPESMMASALSVRNKVCQPINIMKHLQDSLRQGRTILTLPWVVEYLSMMDPMAPKLDSYKEILSILLHIHRSIHHSPASILSTSQLLVLLMLGWLFQVPAILTNMITLHPDADELVVPNFNRNNCISLDSIQVVDQQLLYTCCPYLGELRAVLMEYDSGISSKGGSFRKITPLSFNQEPKEVSKQQIQLQLEESFFHNQPPSLKRTVDFVVERVSSNCAKHVRAVVVQPLVQARRGELRTDIGDVVESEEKKLTKEERAREKTKSTKPIITAVVEEARHQADEAGKRFCETKVMEALNSLVAEEISPQVVKTAGGIAFRLAYDKVVRWTRDKVPALIQKEVEAEYDRLLKQASKQQTFLPRTSAEAEEKPELEPSAVLEKLKDLLGRVFCPGRSQNVSESDFVDVLTKTRDLLQSSQEIFTSSLKSLSRLSVEAAAGSIIFSQGNQQSQVFSLLLEIWACELPLPPPFQNLLAPKNVLLLQQRSPNMQASWTGMVQILHMIVEKRLVSVHSVDSWWTLLLQNQSLQGYRRHIAAAACDSMLGCLSIHKPNPAEEEDGTFAELAELILENSGDDKAMVDKVQQCIDLLVGASDHS; encoded by the exons atggcggccatcttgaaaaCTTTGCTGGATCTGAGGGGAGATTTGACTTTGGAAATCATCCTGCAATGGCTTAGTCAAGACGGCAGCAGGGGACCG GATGTTGCTGCTTCCTGTGACCTGCTGACCTGCTGCAGCCAAGACGAGTTTGTAGTTTTCTTCCTGAACTACCTGCGTGACAAGACAGGACATCTCCTGAATGGCCGACAGACTGCTGTGCAGACACCTGTCAAGACTCCCTCCACCAAGCCTTTGAAAGTCAAGGAATCCAGCCGTGTCTCCAGAAGACAAGCTTCCTCATCAAGAACTCAGTTGTTCTCAGTCAGTCCAAACCCACAGCCAGCTGCGGATGTTTCCAACCAGAACAGTTCTCTTTTTTCCCAAGATTTGTCCATCTGTGACAGCTTCACTGATGGGGAATCCTCATCCCACTTCTCCAGCATCCTTCAAAACAGTAGCAGAAACTCTCCCAGTCCTTTCCATGGTAGAAAAACTCCAAGAGAACAGAAGGTGACCCTTGGAGAATTTCTTTTTAAGACTCCAGAATCAGGCAATAAGAGAAAGAGTCCAAATCCTGCCAGCCATGGGAGAAAGGACAGGGACAGAGGAAACTACAGTGCATCTCCTCACATTGGCAGGAAGTCTGGAGGAAAGGGGAAGGGAACTCCTACAGCAGAAACAAAGGAGATTCAGATCGGGAAGAGAAGATCAGAACCTCCGCCACAGCCTGCTGTCTTTAACCTGGGAAACATGGAGGACTTCCCACCAATGGGGAGCCCCTCACCTAT gaagATAACGCCATCCAGACGCATCACCCCAACTCCTGTCACCAAAAACGGTTCTCGACCCAGCAGTAGGGTTTGCTTTACCTCCACTCCCCTGTCAGACGCTCCGTCCTCCCCTGCAGTGCAGGACCACAGCTCCCTATTCAGCAGTCCTCCCAAGGCTCTGTCCAGAACTTCTGTACTGCAGGAGGAAAGGGAACTGCTCAAAATGGAAAG GTCCAGACTGTTGAGTGACAGTGGGCCTACAAACTTGGACAGTCCCAAAGATGAGTCCCACCCTGCACCATGCGTCACCCCCACCAAGTCTTCCATACTCACCCCCACCAAGGCTGCCCTCAGTAGACAGTGCAGTGTGAGTGAGACAATAGCTGACAGGAACCTTGTCACACATGAAGATGTGATTCTTACACTGGCAGAGCTGTACTCCCAGTGTATTCAAG CTAACCTTGCCCCCAACCTGGCAGTAGAACTTCACTTCACCATCCAACTATTAACCATCAAAGGTACAGGAGAGAATGGACCACCTGCCAAGGAGAACCTAG CAGACCCTGAGGACACTAACTACCTGCAGTCTGTCCATAACTGTGTCCTGTTTGCTACCAGTGTCCTGGAGAAGCAACTCAG aaTACTGTCACTGCTAGACAAGGGTACATTGAGACTTCTGGCTGACAACCCCAGGATAGGAGCGTTCTCCCCCACCTTGCAGCAGGCTCTGGTTACTGCAAATGGCACATGTCCCTTCAGG ACAAAGGAGCTCCGCACAGCCTCCCCCATCTCCAGTGTGCCCTTCCAGTCTGACACTGACAACAGGCACAACTTCCCCAGTGACCACTCCTTCCACACTTTCAAGAAGACCAG AGACAAGTTCTATGAGCTGTTGAGGGAGTGGGAGGATGAACATCTGAAGCCTGACTGGTCCATGCAGCTGGCTATGGGAGAAAGGATCAG GCTTTTGCTGTACTCAACAGCAGATTTTGCCAGTCTGATCCACTTTGCCCGTCTGTTTCAGTCACAACTCATCAGG ATGTGTAAGGGAGACAGTCTGCAGGACCAGGATGTGGAGGAGGACATCGCTCTGCTGACTGAGCTGAGAAAGTCAAACCCAGAGAAGCTGAAAAG ACTGCAGGAGCGGTTCATCACCCCCTGGAGGACAGGAGGACCGTGCCCCCCTCCCGCCTTCCCTGGGCACCAGGAGTTCTTCAAGAACTTCCTACAGGCAGCAGCAAG TCATGTCTTCAACCAACTAATAGTTGACAACTTCTCAGCTGAGATTCAAGAG CTTGACACCACTCAATTTGGTCTGCCTGACAATACAGCAGACAGTGTTGACCAG GAGCAGAGAGACTCCTATGCCTCCTGTCTGCTAAACCTGAGAATTCTGGGAAAGTTCCTTGGGTTCATCGTCTTCCTGCCTTACCGCAGTCCACAGCTGCTGCCAGAGAGCATGATGGCCTCGGCACTCTCTGTCAGGAACAAG GTCTGCCAGCCAATCAACATCATGAAGCATCTCCAGGACAGCCTGAGACAGGGCCGTACCATCCTGACCCTCCCGTGGGTGGTGGAGTACCTCAGCATGATGGACCCCATGGCTCCGAAACTGGACTCCTACAAGGAAATCCTCTCCATTCTCTTACACATACACAG GTCCATCCACCACTCTCCTGCCAGTATCCTGTCCACCAGCCAGCTGCTGGTATTGCTGATGCTAGGGTGGCTGTTCCAG GTTCCAGCCATCCTGACCAACATGATAACCCTCCATCCTGATGCTGATGAACTGGTAGTTCCCAACTTTAACAGGAACAACTGTATCTCATTG GACTCCATTCAGGTGGTTGATCAACAGCTCCTCTACACCTGCTGTCCCTATCTAG GGGAGCTGAGAGCTGTCCTGATGGAGTATGACTCAGGGATCAGTTCCAAGGGTGGCTCCTTCAGGAAGATCACACCTCTATCATTCAACCAGGAGCCCAAGGAAGTGTCAAAACAACAGATACAG CTCCAGCTGGAGGAGAGTTTCTTCCACAACCAGCCtccgtccctgaagagaacAGTAGACTTTGTGGTGGAGCGAGTGTCGTCCAACTGTGCCAAGCATGTGCGAGCCGTGGTGGTGCAGCCCCTGGTGCAGGCCAGGAGGGGGGAGCTCAGGACAGACATAGGGGACGTCGTGGAGTCTGAGGAGAAGAAACTAACCAAGGAG GAAAGAGCAAGAGAGAAGACCAAATCCACCAAACCCATCATCACAGCTGTGGTGGAGGAGGCTAGACACCAGGCAGACGAGGCTGGGAAAAG GTTCTGTGAGACCAAAGTGATGGAAGCCTTGAACAGCCTTGTGGCAGAGGAGATCAGCCCACAG GTCGTAAAGACAGCAGGGGGTATTGCCTTCAGACTAGCCTATGACAAGGTTGTCAGGTGGACAAGAGACAAAGTGCCAG CATTGATCCAGAAAGAGGTGGAGGCAGAGTATGACAGACTGTTGAAACAGGCATCCAAACAACAGACCTTTTTACCCAGGACAAGTGCTGAAGCTGAAGAAAAACCTGAGCTGGAACCATCTGCAGTGTTGGAAAAACTGAAG GATCTGCTGGGCAGGGTGTTCTGTCCTGGACGCAGTCAAAATG TCAGTGAGAGTGACTTTGTAGATGTGCTCACCAAGACTAGAGACTTACTGCAGAGCAGTCAG GAAATCTTCACCTCCTCGCTGAAGTCCCTGTCCCGCCTGAGTGTTGAAGCTGCTGCTGGTTCTA TTATCTTCAGCCAAGGGAACCAGCAAAGCCAGGTGTTCTCCCTACTACTGGAGATCTGGGCCTGTGAGCTGCCCCTCCCGCCCCCCTTCCAGAATCTTCTGGCTCCTAAAAACGTATTGTTGTTACAGCAGAGATCACCAAACATGCAG GCCAGCTGGACAGGAATGGTTCAGATCCTCCACATGATTGTTGAGAAAAGATTAGTATCAGTACACAGCGTGGACAGCTGGTGGACATTGCTGCTACAGAACCAGTCACTGCAG GGATACAGGAGACATATTGCAGCTGCCGCCTGCGACTCCATGTTGGGCTGCCTGTCTATCCACAAACCTAATCCAGCAG aagaagaggatggGACCTTTGCAGAACTAGCAGAGCTGATTCTGGAGAACAGTGGTGATGACAAAGCCATGGTGGATAAAGTGCAGCAGTGCATCGATCTACTCGTAGGAGCTTCAGACCATTCCTGA